From Deinococcus sp. HSC-46F16, the proteins below share one genomic window:
- a CDS encoding metal-sensitive transcriptional regulator — MTQADPTAHCHPENKLCMPEDARRRAARRLSIARGHLDSIVRMLDEPDVYCVDVLRQIKAVQGALSGAGEVVLRGHLEAHVATAHERGDTLEMVEELMEALKYR; from the coding sequence ATGACCCAGGCCGACCCCACCGCTCACTGTCACCCCGAGAACAAGCTCTGTATGCCCGAAGATGCCCGCCGCCGCGCGGCCCGGCGCCTGAGCATCGCGCGGGGGCATCTGGACTCCATCGTGCGCATGCTCGACGAGCCGGACGTGTACTGCGTGGACGTGCTGCGCCAGATCAAGGCGGTGCAGGGCGCCCTCTCCGGCGCGGGCGAGGTGGTGCTGCGCGGGCACCTCGAAGCGCACGTCGCCACCGCCCACGAGCGCGGCGACACGCTGGAGATGGTGGAGGAGTTGATGGAGGCGCTGAAGTACCGGTAG
- a CDS encoding DUF305 domain-containing protein, with protein MKQVLLGLALAGTGSAGAQTHGHAGHGGAMTMEAMNAQMLAELRPLKGRAFDVRFSQLMMDHHQMAVDMARAALRSGRDARVRGAAREVMAAQAKELAQMGAWVKAWTGKAYRSASAAMNVPSSGTDRWFLTEMIPHHQGAVDMARLVPARTQNAAVRKLAGEIIRSQSAEINRYRAWLRVVK; from the coding sequence GTGAAGCAGGTGCTGCTGGGGCTGGCGCTCGCGGGAACCGGGAGTGCGGGCGCTCAGACGCATGGGCACGCGGGGCACGGCGGGGCCATGACGATGGAGGCGATGAACGCGCAGATGCTGGCCGAACTGCGTCCCCTGAAGGGCCGGGCCTTTGACGTGCGCTTCTCGCAGCTCATGATGGACCACCACCAGATGGCCGTGGACATGGCGCGGGCCGCCCTGCGCTCGGGCCGGGACGCCCGCGTGCGGGGGGCCGCCCGTGAGGTGATGGCCGCGCAGGCAAAGGAACTGGCGCAGATGGGCGCCTGGGTCAAAGCCTGGACGGGCAAGGCTTACCGCTCCGCTTCTGCGGCCATGAACGTGCCCTCCTCCGGCACCGACCGCTGGTTCCTGACCGAGATGATTCCCCACCACCAGGGCGCGGTGGACATGGCGCGGCTGGTCCCGGCCCGCACCCAGAACGCCGCCGTGCGGAAGCTGGCCGGGGAGATCATCCGCAGCCAGTCCGCCGAGATCAACAGGTACCGCGCGTGGCTGAGGGTCGTGAAATGA